The following is a genomic window from Hypanus sabinus isolate sHypSab1 unplaced genomic scaffold, sHypSab1.hap1 scaffold_505, whole genome shotgun sequence.
cttcagcttggatgactgagtgaatcctttcccacagtttgagcaggtgaacggcctctctccagtgtgaactcgctgatgtaccttcagttgggatgactgagagaatcccttaccacagtctgagcaagtgaacggccactccccagtgtgaactgacttgtgTACCAGTAGTTCGTGTGacagaatgaatcccttcccacagtctgagcatgtgaatggcctctcaccagtgtgaactctctgatgtcctTTCAGATTAGATAAGcaagtgaatcccctcccacagtctgagcaggtgaacggccgctccccagtgtgaactcgctgatgtaacttcagaatagatgactgagtgaatcccttcccacagtctgagcaggtgaatggcctctctccagtgtgaactcgctgatgtacctccagttttgataactgagtgaatcctttcccacagtctgagcagatgaatggccaaaCCCCAGTGTGAGCTCGGTGATgtcccttcagttgggatgacaaagagaatcccttcccacagtctgaacaggtgaaaggcctctccccagtgtgaactgacttgtgtgccagcaggttggatgaccgagtgaatcccttcccacagtctgagcagatgaacagcttctccccagtgtgaactcgctgatgttccttcagtttagatgactgagtgaatcccttcccacagtttgagcaggtgaacggcctctccccagtgtgaacccgctgatgtatcttcagtttatCTGaggaagtgaatcctttcccacattctgagcaggtgtatggcctctctccagtgtgaactcgctgatgtttcttcaggttagatgaccaagtgaatcctttcccacagtctgagcaggtgaacggactctccccggtgtgaactcgctggtgagccattaggtcagatgaccaagtgaatcctttcccagaaattcagcagttgACCAGACTCTGCCCGGTGTGGTGTGAACTAATTGGTGTGTCCACTggtgggaagaccgactgaaccccttgtcacacacagaacaggtgaatggccttgccccagTATAAACTTACTGATGTCCCTTCAGTTGAAATGTCcaactgaatccattcccactgtctgagcagatgaacaggttcccccccaccacccccgttTAAAATGGCAGGCATGGCAGTCAGTCTGATGatagagtgaatccctccccacagtctgagcaggaaggatgatcgagtgaatccctccccacagtctgagtgggaaggatgaccgagtgaatccctccccacagtctgagcgggaaggatgaccgagtgaatccctccccacagtctgagcaggaaggatgaccgagtgaatccctccccacagtctgagtgggaaggatgaccaagtgaatccctctccacagtctgagcaggatgtatgaccgagtgaatccctccccactgtctgagcaggaaggatgatcgagggaatccctccccacagtctgagcaggaaggatgatcgagtgaatcccttgctccacttcttaaatatctggacagagacagcaaaactggcgtgtagtgttcgagattcccgtagacaaattccttgtcatttttaacctgtaaaaagatttacagaatcaatcaatgggtgtaggacaacatttcagatgagatcacttgagctGTCATGGTGTGATCTGGCAACACACTCTTAcaatgaagttcaacccaagttgcagagagaaatcatcttctgactgggcacagtgctggtatctggaatgaccatcaaattctctgatgctcttcctgtctctataagaatggggcacttctgccatctccaatctgtgacctggctcagtttgactctctccaatggtattattcactgttcccactgagctgcatggttTCCTgttcccacagtaactgaaacactctcacacaaaaagccagcagtgcattccatgcacccagcagtctctgtgtaaaaaaaaagttactcctgacatcccctcggtatcaattttcaagcactttaaaactctgctctcttgtgttagccatttcagccctgggaaaataacCTCTGGCTATGCACACGATCAATgcacctcatcatcttatacacctaaaaaagctCTTAACCAAAAAAAAGGACATTTTACACATTATACGTAATCGAGTtaatctgcactctcacacaatctgtgtagcaggcctgtaatgggtaatgaaggattttctcaccagagcttttgtacattgtccatatgtggtttgcttgctaaactATGCTTCAAAAAGTCAGATttgcaaacatcactccacttcttcccacttgcaaattctccagcaacttttgcatctccacaatacacacaggtaacaccagtttctatattggacataaatatttcccctgaaccctcctgaggaattgaggatatataaacaaaatcattttgaacctatgAAACCTCTGGCCAgaagaataattgggactgaataggaattttgAACTGATGTGAACTCAGTTTTCAGCATTTAGCTAAGACAggctcattaccagttctctgaggcttgcagagagacacactgagagctgatagcattatacattgtactcatgtttgagtaagTGGAGGAGGACTCCCtgataaggacaggaatgaactTGTTTGTTATTAAAtcagggccttgcaaagggaataactgacaAGGACGAGACTGtacatccatctgtaattaaaaccTTGATTTAGTAAACTCTCAATTCTAAGTAATtaagttttgcaccaacagacttggGTGTACCAGTTCGAACAACATATTGCAATAGTAATGTATGGGCTTACTATGTACTATGTACAGGCTGTAACCTGACTAAGTCAGTCCACTTGTAGACAGTGGCAGTGCTTACGTGCCTAccctttgacaactgggtctcaaTCTCCTGCAGAAGAATGCACAACAAACTGTGGTGATGATAAGAAACTGGACTCCCGAGTTTTAATTGGACTCAACTTTTAACATTTGTCATCACGAACAGGATCCCAATACAGGGAGTGCCAAGCAGACGGGCTGAGTAAGCGGCtggaccactctggggactgCAGAGACTGACCGGGTGCCCAATAGGTATTTTACCTTTTGTCACTCTCCGTTACTTCATTTGGAGGTACGGTCCCTCACCCAAGGCTGATTGCTTAGCTTGACGGGATTGGGAAAGAATCTGTCGAGAGGCTCGTATAAGGAAGGCAAAATTTTGCTAAGTGGGCATGTGGCAGTACCAGGTAAATTTTACTAAGTGGGCAGGAGGCAGACATGCCAGATAAATTCATTAATTGAGCAGGAGGTGCCAGCCGGGTAAAGTTACCTGATCGATAATTGAGCAGGAGGCTTTGTGCTGGGTAGATTACTTAGAGGACATGGGTCAATTGCAGTCGATTGATGCGAGTGGGCCAGGAGCAGCCCTACACAATATGTCTGAGAGTTTTCCAGgcaaggaaaaagattttcaaatgtTGAGTGCAGCgctgaataagaaattggggaacaaaatGTGGCCACTGGGGGGGAAGGGAAACTGGGATATTACATCATGAGAACAAACAGTCAATTTGATATGGAAAAAGAACtgtggaaagaagtggaaattgttgaaaGAGAGTGAAAGGAAAAGCAGATATGAAGTGGAACAGTATATTATTAGCAAGTTGGAGTAAGAATGCATGTGACAATGGGGTAGAGGTATGTACTGCAAAGATTGGGAGACACTAAAAGTGAAGTGTGAATGGGTGGATGTGCACCGAAAACGAGAGCAGGAAAAACAACGTAAGCAAACCAATGCCGGCCCAGAtaggagagaagggcaggaacgtcagacagacagacagacaaacgtactttattgaccccgagggaaattgggtttcgttacattcTGATAGGGAAACAAGGGATCCCAAACCCATGTCTGTCATACCGACCCTGCTTGAGGACAGTGACCgtgatgaggagtgggaaccCCCCCGTACCTCTCCTACCTTACCAGGGGCCAAGTGCACCCACTGCCCCCAACCCCAACGATGGCCGCTCgggtaaaacagcaggacagggaagtgggggggggggggtgccactTTACCATGAGATCCTGAAAGGGAATACAGAGGTTTATTCCGAGACAGGGAGGGAAGAATCCAATAAAACCCCAGAGTTAATGGCTCCACAAAGACAATTCCCACCCGAATGCTGCCCAATCCACGAGCAGGAGAAGGTACAGCCCTCAGTGATACCTGTGTAtgcaccctggaagcctcaagaaatgataatgatcatgaatcaggcccCAGATTCCAGCGCAGTGTGTCCGCAATACAAAAATGTTTAATGCGACTCCACAAGATTTAttcagtctctgctgcatgattctctcag
Proteins encoded in this region:
- the LOC132389231 gene encoding zinc finger protein 229-like, coding for MAHQRVHTGESPFTCSDCGKGFTWSSNLKKHQRVHTGERPYTCSECGKGFTSSDKLKIHQRVHTGERPFTCSNCGKGFTQSSKLKEHQRVHTGEKLFICSDCGKGFTRSSNLLAHKSVHTGERPFTCSDCGKGFSLSSQLKGHHRAHTGVWPFICSDCGKGFTQLSKLEVHQRVHTGERPFTCSDCGKGFTQSSILKLHQRVHTGERPFTCSDCGRGFTCLSNLKGHQRVHTGERPFTCSDCGKGFILSHELLVHKSVHTGEWPFTCSDCGKGFSQSSQLKVHQRVHTGERPFTCSNCGKGFTQSSKLKVHQRVHTGERPFTCSDCGKGFTCSSELKVHQRVHTGERPFTCLDCGKGFTQSSHLKVHQRVHTGERPFTCSDCGKGFTRSSQLQRHQRVHTE